A window of the Nisaea acidiphila genome harbors these coding sequences:
- a CDS encoding nitroreductase family protein, translating into MSSSRLAGHPIESLFLDRWSPRSFLPESMPQSDLETVLEAARWAPSAFNIQPWHFLYAHRDSAHWQPFVSLLDEFNRLWAADASVLVLLLSDSVMPGEGGRPDRISTLNSFDAGAAWVQLALQATALGYHAHAMAGIDRDRVRRILAVPDRFKVEIAIALGRRGPVERLAEPLRAREAASGRRPLAEIATPGMFPSERVA; encoded by the coding sequence ATGAGCTCATCCCGATTAGCCGGCCATCCAATCGAGTCGCTTTTTCTCGACCGTTGGTCGCCGCGCAGCTTTCTGCCCGAAAGCATGCCCCAGAGCGATCTCGAAACTGTTTTGGAGGCGGCGCGCTGGGCGCCGTCCGCATTCAATATCCAACCTTGGCATTTCCTTTATGCGCATCGGGACAGCGCGCATTGGCAGCCGTTCGTGTCGCTGTTGGATGAGTTCAATCGGCTTTGGGCTGCGGATGCGTCGGTTCTCGTTCTCCTGCTTTCCGACTCGGTGATGCCGGGCGAGGGCGGGAGGCCGGACCGGATCTCGACGCTGAACAGTTTCGATGCCGGGGCGGCCTGGGTGCAGCTGGCTCTACAGGCGACTGCGCTCGGATACCATGCCCATGCGATGGCGGGGATCGACCGCGATCGCGTACGCCGCATCCTTGCCGTTCCCGACCGGTTCAAGGTCGAGATCGCCATCGCGCTTGGCCGCCGCGGACCCGTAGAGCGGCTTGCCGAGCCGCTTCGGGCGCGGGAGGCGGCAAGCGGGCGCCGGCCGCTCGCGGAGATAGCGACGCCCGGCATGTTCCCTTCCGAGCGCGTGGCTTGA
- a CDS encoding MarR family winged helix-turn-helix transcriptional regulator, translating to MSQDPNPKTRGQASQGAPLGSILEQWKRERPDLDPEPMAVCGALRRANDRVRTAIEGNVAASGLDGPGFDVLLTLRRQGRGETLTPSELAGEMMLSTSAMTNRLDRLEKRGLIERKADPSDRRSLRVALTEDGFALADELVVGHLAVEEDLLAPLSGAERVELIRLLEKIGA from the coding sequence ATGAGTCAAGACCCGAATCCGAAGACGCGCGGACAAGCCAGCCAGGGCGCGCCGCTCGGCAGCATTCTTGAGCAATGGAAACGGGAGCGTCCGGATCTCGACCCGGAGCCGATGGCGGTCTGCGGCGCCCTGCGCCGGGCGAACGACCGGGTGCGCACGGCGATCGAGGGGAATGTCGCGGCGAGCGGGCTGGACGGCCCCGGCTTCGACGTGCTGCTCACCCTGCGCCGCCAGGGCAGGGGCGAGACCCTGACACCGTCGGAGCTGGCCGGCGAGATGATGCTCTCCACCTCGGCCATGACCAACCGGCTCGACCGGCTGGAGAAACGCGGCCTGATCGAACGGAAGGCCGATCCGAGCGATCGCCGCAGCCTCCGGGTCGCCCTGACCGAAGACGGCTTCGCGCTCGCCGACGAGCTGGTGGTCGGTCACCTCGCGGTGGAGGAAGACCTGCTGGCGCCGCTCAGCGGCGCCGAGCGCGTGGAGCTGATCCGCCTGCTGGAGAAGATCGGCGCCTGA